The Phoenix dactylifera cultivar Barhee BC4 chromosome 12, palm_55x_up_171113_PBpolish2nd_filt_p, whole genome shotgun sequence genome has a window encoding:
- the LOC103719736 gene encoding probable ADP-ribosylation factor GTPase-activating protein AGD14 isoform X1: protein MSSRREEERNEKIIRGLMKLPPNRKCINCNSLGPQYVCTNFWTFVCTTCGGIHREFTHRVKSVSMAKFTKEEVDALQRGGNQRAREIFLKDWDMQQMRLPYSSNADRIREFIRNVYVNKKYAGGRTSDKLSSNTESLKNHEENQRRASSYHSYSQSPPYDYQYEDRRYGKQFSMLARRPGSDRGHYEGKINRFIYSPSRLREQMYDDRFANESSGSRSSDFSVSSTGDPFRYDGQSPNSQDAEYCSPRLHQVRKILVEEAQPQILNRQSEANVQGNLDGITRPQRTASTGSFGYSKSFSLSHRSVDSGGLSDDVVERVRSTETHQAVQSAFTSSTQTSTSLHATKQDPFNLTFVGSPMTSSTSSIDLFADFSNQHSSVTPLDQKPSTAPFSENEGWATFDLPHHAGVASETYAMVPALVFPGVGASKGTENASTLMQNNSQCFSVQSSVAPAPFTPTDGQWHAGIHEDKSSADQKSSQLWNAFDDSTGNMSCTLFGSLPQNNNSQVTVSTSKLGDPHIGLKLPESTINDGLQKPALDGTATHFNLPPRDVNGSPFSLPVRPLMEGSTQAKKSINPFDLPYDSNLEANNSFLDMSSLEAALPNPQLPTDYIGGLAQPWFPQNSATAYIPSLPEGGLASMAGQAPSSQLLNLPSQGTVKSLGGNPFA from the exons ATGAGTagtagaagagaggaagagaggaatgAGAAGATTATTAGAGGTCTCATGAAGCTTCCGCCAAACAGGAAGTGCATCAACTGCAACAGCTtg GGTCCGCAGTATGTCTGTACAAATTTTTGGACCTTCGTCTGTACAACATGCGGCGGGATACA CCGCGAGTTTACTCATCGGGTGAAGTCGGTATCAATGGCTAAGTTTACCAAAGAAGAAGTTGATGCTCTTCAAAGGGGTGGCAATCAG CGTGCGAGAGAAATCTTTTTGAAGGACTGGGACATGCAGCAGATGAGATTGCCTTATAGCAG TAATGCCGATAGAATTAGGGAATTCATAAGAAATGTTTATGTGAACAAGAAATATGCTGGGGGGAGAACCTCTGACAAGCTGTCTAGTAATACAGAG AGCCTCAAGAATCATGAAGAAAATCAGAGGAGGGCTAGTTCTTATCATTCTTATTCTCAGAGCCCACCTTATGATTATCAGTATGAGGATAGGCGTTATGGAAAACAATTTAGCATGCTTGCTAGAAGGCCAGGTTCGGATCGAGGGCATTATGAAGGGAAAATTAATCGCTTCATTTATAGTCCAAGTCGCTTACGCGAGCAGATGTATGATGACAGATTTGCTAATGAAAGTTCTGGTTCGAGATCATCGGACTTCTCTGTATCTAGCACAGGTGATCCATTCAGATATGATGGCCAGTCACCAAATTCTCAGGACGCTGAATATTGCAGCCCTCGTTTACACCAAGTAAGGAAAATCTTAGTTGAAGAAGCACAGCCCCAGATATTAAATAGGCAATCAGAAGCAAATGTTCAGGGGAACTTAGATGGGATCACACGCCCACAG AGAACTGCATCTACAGGCAGCTTTGGATACTCTAAGAGCTTCTCCTTGTCTCATAGATCAGTTGATTCAGGTGGTTTATCAGATGATGTTGTTGAGCGTGTCCGTTCTACTGAAACTCATCAGGCAGTGCAATCTGCATTCACTTCTTCAACACAAACGTCTACTTCTTTGCATGCTACAAAGCAGGATCCCTTCAACTTAACATTTGTTGGATCACCAATGACTTCTTCAACTTCATCTATAGATTTGTTTGCTGATTTCAGTAATCAACATTCATCTGTAACTCCTCTTGATCAGAAACCATCCACAGCTCCCTTCTCAGAAAATGAAGGATGGGCTACATTTGACCTACCTCACCATGCTGGAGTTGCTTCCGAAACATATGCGATGGTCCCTGCTTTAGTTTTTCCTGGTGTTGGAGCATCCAAGGGGACTGAAAATGCATCAACATTAATGCAAAACAATTCACAGTGCTTTTCAGTTCAGAGTTCTGTAGCTCCTGCACCATTTACACCAACAGATGGTCAGTGGCATGCAGGTATACATGAAGATAAAAGCTCTGCAGATCAGAAAAGCTCCCAG TTGTGGAATGCTTTTGATGATTCTACTGGGAACATGTCTTGTACTTTGTTTGGGAGTCTACCACAGAATAATAATTCACAGGTTACAGTGTCCACGTCTAAATTGGGTGATCCACATATTGGATTGAAACTCCCAGAG AGCACTATTAACGATGGGCTTCAGAAGCCAGCTCTGGATGGTACAGCTACCCATTTTAATCTGCCACCTAGGGATGTCAATGGATCACCATTTTCTCTGCCAGTTCGGCCTTTGATG GAAGGGTCTACTCAggcaaaaaaatcaataaatccttTCGATCTTCCATATGACTCAAATTTGGAAGCCAACAATTCG TTTTTGGACATGAGCTCTTTAGAAGCAGCATTACCAAATCCGCAGTTGCCTACTGATTACATTGGTGGCTTAGCGCAACCATGGTTTCCTCAAAATTCTGCTACAGCATATATTCCTTCCTTGCCTGAAG GAGGGCTGGCATCCATGGCAGGGCAAGCACCAAGCTCTCAGTTGCT GAATTTACCTTCTCAAGGCACTGTTAAATCTCTCGGTGGTAATCCATTTGCATGA
- the LOC103719752 gene encoding bifunctional aspartokinase/homoserine dehydrogenase 1 isoform X1, with translation MKSIPVLLLGCGGVGRQLLEHVVNCRALHSQQGLVLRVLGVCDSRSLLVVDDVATKGMQDSFLMEICRAKSSGSSLSSLLRLGQCQIFKDAEMMDKVIDIAGLLGRSTGLAVADCSASSETVNILKQAVGLGCCIVLANKKPLTCGIEAYEKLISNFRRIRFESTVGAGLPVIASVTRLLASGDPIYRIIGSLSGTLGYVMSEVEAGKLFSEVVQAAKSLGFTEPDPRDDLSGMDVARKALILARLLGQQINMNDIKVDSLYPEELGPNSMTAEDFLRCGLSSIDRDFQERVRVASSNGKVLRYVCMIEGSRCEVGLQELPKDSPLGRLRGSDNVVEIYSRCYKDSPLVIQGAGAGNDTTAAGVLADIIDLQDLFQ, from the exons ATGAAGAGCATTCCGGTTCTGCTGCTGGGCTGCGGCGGCGTCGGCCGTCAGCTTCTCGAGCACGTCGTCAACTGCAGAGCTCTCCACTCCCAACag GGTTTGGTACTACGAGTGTTGGGGGTCTGCGACAGCCGATCTTTGCTCGTGGTTGACGACGTTGCGACGAAGGGAATGCAAGATTCCTTTTTGATGGAAATTTGCCGTGCGAAATCTTCCGGTTCTTCTTTATCATCCCTGCTTAGACTTG GTCAGTGCCAAATATTTAAGGACGCAGAAATGATGGATAAGGTTATTGATATTGCTGGCCTTCTTGGCAGATCCACTG GTCTTGCAGTAGCTGACTGTTCTGCCAGCTCTGAGACTGTCAATATATTGAAACAAGCTGTTGGTCTTGGTTGTTGTATTGTGCTGGCAAACAAGAAGCCACTAACTTGTGGAATT GAAGCTTATGAAAAGCTAATCTCAAATTTCCGCCGCATTCGATTCGAGTCAACT gttggAGCTGGTCTTCCAGTAATAGCTTCTGTTACCCGTCTACTTGCATCAGGGGACCCCATATATCGTATTATTGGGAGTTTGAGTg GTACCCTAGGGTATGTTATGAGTGAAGTTGAGGCTGGGAAGTTGTTCAGCGAAGTTGTTCAAGCAGCTAAAAGTCTTGGATTCACAGAGCCAG ATCCACGTGATGACCTCAGTGGGATGGATGTGGCCAGGAAG GCTTTGATCCTTGCTCGACTTCTTGGACAGCAGATTAACATGAATGACATAAAG GTTGATAGTTTGTACCCTGAGGAACTGGGGCCTAACTCGATGACCGCAGAAGATTTCCTCAGATGTGGTCTTTCATCAATTGATAGAGATTTTCAAGAAAGAGTTAGAGTGGCTTCTTCAAACGGGAAAGTCCTTCGCTATGTTTGTATGATTGAGGGATCAAG GTGCGAGGTTGGTTTACAAGAGCTTCCAAAGGATTCTCCATTGGGGAGATTGAGAGGAAGTGACAATGTG GTTGAAATATACAGCAGGTGTTACAAGGACTCACCTTTGGTGATCCAGGGAGCAGGAGCAGGGAACGACACTACAGCTGCTGGAGTCCTTGCCGATATCATCGATCTTCAAGATCTTTTCCAGTGA
- the LOC103719752 gene encoding bifunctional aspartokinase/homoserine dehydrogenase 1 isoform X2, which produces MKSIPVLLLGCGGVGRQLLEHVVNCRALHSQQGLVLRVLGVCDSRSLLVVDDVATKGMQDSFLMEICRAKSSGSSLSSLLRLGQCQIFKDAEMMDKVIDIAGLLGRSTGLAVADCSASSETVNILKQAVGLGCCIVLANKKPLTCGIEAYEKLISNFRRIRFESTVGAGLPVIASVTRLLASGDPIYRIIGSLSGTLGYVMSEVEAGKLFSEVVQAAKSLGFTEPDPRDDLSGMDVARKALILARLLGQQINMNDIKVDSLYPEELGPNSMTAEDFLRCGLSSIDRDFQERVRVASSNGKVLRYVCMIEGSRCEVGLQELPKDSPLGRLRGSDNVDHTIWCILNIARATLSRPLAKIV; this is translated from the exons ATGAAGAGCATTCCGGTTCTGCTGCTGGGCTGCGGCGGCGTCGGCCGTCAGCTTCTCGAGCACGTCGTCAACTGCAGAGCTCTCCACTCCCAACag GGTTTGGTACTACGAGTGTTGGGGGTCTGCGACAGCCGATCTTTGCTCGTGGTTGACGACGTTGCGACGAAGGGAATGCAAGATTCCTTTTTGATGGAAATTTGCCGTGCGAAATCTTCCGGTTCTTCTTTATCATCCCTGCTTAGACTTG GTCAGTGCCAAATATTTAAGGACGCAGAAATGATGGATAAGGTTATTGATATTGCTGGCCTTCTTGGCAGATCCACTG GTCTTGCAGTAGCTGACTGTTCTGCCAGCTCTGAGACTGTCAATATATTGAAACAAGCTGTTGGTCTTGGTTGTTGTATTGTGCTGGCAAACAAGAAGCCACTAACTTGTGGAATT GAAGCTTATGAAAAGCTAATCTCAAATTTCCGCCGCATTCGATTCGAGTCAACT gttggAGCTGGTCTTCCAGTAATAGCTTCTGTTACCCGTCTACTTGCATCAGGGGACCCCATATATCGTATTATTGGGAGTTTGAGTg GTACCCTAGGGTATGTTATGAGTGAAGTTGAGGCTGGGAAGTTGTTCAGCGAAGTTGTTCAAGCAGCTAAAAGTCTTGGATTCACAGAGCCAG ATCCACGTGATGACCTCAGTGGGATGGATGTGGCCAGGAAG GCTTTGATCCTTGCTCGACTTCTTGGACAGCAGATTAACATGAATGACATAAAG GTTGATAGTTTGTACCCTGAGGAACTGGGGCCTAACTCGATGACCGCAGAAGATTTCCTCAGATGTGGTCTTTCATCAATTGATAGAGATTTTCAAGAAAGAGTTAGAGTGGCTTCTTCAAACGGGAAAGTCCTTCGCTATGTTTGTATGATTGAGGGATCAAG GTGCGAGGTTGGTTTACAAGAGCTTCCAAAGGATTCTCCATTGGGGAGATTGAGAGGAAGTGACAATGTG GATCATACTATTTGGTGTATTTTAAATATTGCAAGGGCAACTTTGTCAAGACCATTGGCAAAGATTGTTTAA
- the LOC103719737 gene encoding uncharacterized protein LOC103719737 isoform X2, with protein sequence MHPFFPSLPNQIQPQGGADPSNQQAMLLNPTQFPSHGRNPQFPTPPMANFNNQNSNWRNVSGNPMGMPNQPLSMPFPSLLRGPNVPPMAQNNQMGVLPQPGPFGMNQAVQALNQVMAMQLLGQQNLNFLASLQPGSLFLANNLPRNINQVAPLSNEQVRLQDLTMQGNQISSLNFPPPSHPTGSNNPGFVVGQNGKPIFRGQMQNHQYGKNMQRSGHWPQVNSVEDGKRNINSENSSSKKFTRNLHGYGKRESSHMRFQKSQLHHSKNPNGSRGPFNSPCRRGQDRWRERKPQLANCSEPATAGSKRCLPVSYAENEIQQWREARRKNFPTRANIERKLTGSGTSNEDADSDAKLRCQQLKEVLAKQAELGVEVAEIPPNYLSPENENERKELHVTDRFSNKYNKKRGSHGRDKWNAKRPKFKNEVSTDSFPTVKKREPTLLQKLLNTQIKRDNIQLLQVFRFMTLNSFFNGLRDRPLEFPEITVKDAGLENEIGLKKNPSLNSVDIDDSRASKNFLIEEIKCQKDLNVVNN encoded by the exons ATGCATCCCTTCTTCCCCTCCCTCCCCAACCAAATCCAACCCCAAGGAGGCGCCGATCCATCTAATCAACAG GCGATGCTGTTAAACCCTACTCAGTTCCCATCCCATGGCCGAAACCCTCAATTTCCAACTCCACCGATGGCTAATTTCAACAATCAAAATTCCAATTGGAGAAATGTCAGCGGAAACCCCATGGGCATGCCCAACCAGCCTCTTTCGATGCCTTTTCCTTCCTTGCTGAGAGGTCCCAACGTGCCTCCAATGGCCCAGAACAATCAGATGGGAGTTCTTCCCCAACCAGGGCCGTTTGGTATGAACCAGGCTGTGCAAGCTCTGAACCAGGTCATGGCGATGCAGCTGCTCGGACAGCAAAATCTCAACTTTCTTGCTTCGTTGCAACCAGGCAGCCTGTTTTTGGCCAACAATTTGCCTCGCAACATCAACCAAGTTGCGCCTCTGTCGAATGAACAGGTTCGTCTGCAAGACCTAACGATGCAAGGGAATCAGATCAGTTCTCTCAACTTTCCTCCGCCCTCTCATCCTACAGGATCTAACAACCCTGGCTTCGTTG TGGGTCAGAATGGCAAGCCCATCTTCCGAGGTCAAATGCAGAATCATCAGTATGGGAAGAATATGCAACGAAGTGGGCACTGGCCTCAG GTGAATTCAGTTGAAGATGGTAAAAGAAATATCAACTCTGAAAATTCATCTAGTAAGAAATTCACAAGAAATCTTCATGGATATGGAAAAAGAGAATCATCACATATGAG ATTCCAGAAATCTCAACTTCATCACTCAAAAAATCCAAATGGAAGTAGGGGACCATTTAACAGTCCTTGTAGAAGAG GACAGGAcagatggagagagagaaaaccTCAGCTTGCAAACTGTAGTGAACCAGCTACAGCTGGAAGCAAAAG GTGCCTTCCTGTAAGCTATGCTGAAAATGAAATCCAACAATGGCGTGAAGCACGCAGAAAGAACTTTCCAACCAGAGCTAACATAGAAAGG AAATTGACTGGAAGCGGCACAAGTAATGAAGATGCTGATAGTGATGCCAAACTCCGCTGCCAG CAATTGAAGGAAGTTTTAGCCAAACAGGCAGAACTAGGTGTTGAAGTTGCTGAAATACCTCCCAATTATCTTTCTCCTGAAAATGAAAATGAGAGGAAAGAACTGCATGTGACTGACCGATTTTCCAATAAATACAATAAGAAGAGAGGTAGTCATGGTCGGGATAAGTGGAATGCTAAAAGGCCAAAATTTAAAAATGAGGTATCCACTGATTCTTTTCCCACTGTTAAGAAAAGGGAACCAACCCTTCTGCAGAAGCTTCTGAACACTCAGATAAAGAGAGACAATATCCAGCTGTTGCAAGTTTTCAGGTTTATGACCTTAAATTCTTTCTTCAATGGGTTGCGTGATAGGCCTTTGGAATTTCCAGAGATTACAGTAAAAGATGCAGGACTGGAGAATGAAATTGGTTTAAAGAAGAATCCATCCTTGAATAGTGTGGACATTGATGATTCCAGAGCCAGCAAGAATTTCTTAATTGAGGAAATCAAATGTCAAAAAGATTTGAATGTAGTTAACAATTGA
- the LOC103719736 gene encoding probable ADP-ribosylation factor GTPase-activating protein AGD14 isoform X2, with amino-acid sequence MSSRREEERNEKIIRGLMKLPPNRKCINCNSLGPQYVCTNFWTFVCTTCGGIHREFTHRVKSVSMAKFTKEEVDALQRGGNQRAREIFLKDWDMQQMRLPYSSNADRIREFIRNVYVNKKYAGGRTSDKLSSNTESLKNHEENQRRASSYHSYSQSPPYDYQYEDRRYGKQFSMLARRPGSDRGHYEGKINRFIYSPSRLREQMYDDRFANESSGSRSSDFSVSSTGDPFRYDGQSPNSQDAEYCSPRLHQVRKILVEEAQPQILNRQSEANVQGNLDGITRPQRTASTGSFGYSKSFSLSHRSVDSGGLSDDVVERVRSTETHQAVQSAFTSSTQTSTSLHATKQDPFNLTFVGSPMTSSTSSIDLFADFSNQHSSVTPLDQKPSTAPFSENEGWATFDLPHHAGVASETYAMVPALVFPGVGASKGTENASTLMQNNSQCFSVQSSVAPAPFTPTDGQWHAGIHEDKSSADQKSSQLWNAFDDSTGNMSCTLFGSLPQNNNSQVTVSTSKLGDPHIGLKLPESTINDGLQKPALDGTATHFNLPPRDVNGSPFSLPVRPLMEGSTQAKKSINPFDLPYDSNLEANNSIAGQFVAFCAQCSTFVPWYTCS; translated from the exons ATGAGTagtagaagagaggaagagaggaatgAGAAGATTATTAGAGGTCTCATGAAGCTTCCGCCAAACAGGAAGTGCATCAACTGCAACAGCTtg GGTCCGCAGTATGTCTGTACAAATTTTTGGACCTTCGTCTGTACAACATGCGGCGGGATACA CCGCGAGTTTACTCATCGGGTGAAGTCGGTATCAATGGCTAAGTTTACCAAAGAAGAAGTTGATGCTCTTCAAAGGGGTGGCAATCAG CGTGCGAGAGAAATCTTTTTGAAGGACTGGGACATGCAGCAGATGAGATTGCCTTATAGCAG TAATGCCGATAGAATTAGGGAATTCATAAGAAATGTTTATGTGAACAAGAAATATGCTGGGGGGAGAACCTCTGACAAGCTGTCTAGTAATACAGAG AGCCTCAAGAATCATGAAGAAAATCAGAGGAGGGCTAGTTCTTATCATTCTTATTCTCAGAGCCCACCTTATGATTATCAGTATGAGGATAGGCGTTATGGAAAACAATTTAGCATGCTTGCTAGAAGGCCAGGTTCGGATCGAGGGCATTATGAAGGGAAAATTAATCGCTTCATTTATAGTCCAAGTCGCTTACGCGAGCAGATGTATGATGACAGATTTGCTAATGAAAGTTCTGGTTCGAGATCATCGGACTTCTCTGTATCTAGCACAGGTGATCCATTCAGATATGATGGCCAGTCACCAAATTCTCAGGACGCTGAATATTGCAGCCCTCGTTTACACCAAGTAAGGAAAATCTTAGTTGAAGAAGCACAGCCCCAGATATTAAATAGGCAATCAGAAGCAAATGTTCAGGGGAACTTAGATGGGATCACACGCCCACAG AGAACTGCATCTACAGGCAGCTTTGGATACTCTAAGAGCTTCTCCTTGTCTCATAGATCAGTTGATTCAGGTGGTTTATCAGATGATGTTGTTGAGCGTGTCCGTTCTACTGAAACTCATCAGGCAGTGCAATCTGCATTCACTTCTTCAACACAAACGTCTACTTCTTTGCATGCTACAAAGCAGGATCCCTTCAACTTAACATTTGTTGGATCACCAATGACTTCTTCAACTTCATCTATAGATTTGTTTGCTGATTTCAGTAATCAACATTCATCTGTAACTCCTCTTGATCAGAAACCATCCACAGCTCCCTTCTCAGAAAATGAAGGATGGGCTACATTTGACCTACCTCACCATGCTGGAGTTGCTTCCGAAACATATGCGATGGTCCCTGCTTTAGTTTTTCCTGGTGTTGGAGCATCCAAGGGGACTGAAAATGCATCAACATTAATGCAAAACAATTCACAGTGCTTTTCAGTTCAGAGTTCTGTAGCTCCTGCACCATTTACACCAACAGATGGTCAGTGGCATGCAGGTATACATGAAGATAAAAGCTCTGCAGATCAGAAAAGCTCCCAG TTGTGGAATGCTTTTGATGATTCTACTGGGAACATGTCTTGTACTTTGTTTGGGAGTCTACCACAGAATAATAATTCACAGGTTACAGTGTCCACGTCTAAATTGGGTGATCCACATATTGGATTGAAACTCCCAGAG AGCACTATTAACGATGGGCTTCAGAAGCCAGCTCTGGATGGTACAGCTACCCATTTTAATCTGCCACCTAGGGATGTCAATGGATCACCATTTTCTCTGCCAGTTCGGCCTTTGATG GAAGGGTCTACTCAggcaaaaaaatcaataaatccttTCGATCTTCCATATGACTCAAATTTGGAAGCCAACAATTCG ATTGCAGGCCAGTTCGTTGCATTTTGTGCTCAATGCTCAACATTTGTTCCATGGTACACTTGTTCTTAG
- the LOC103719737 gene encoding uncharacterized protein LOC103719737 isoform X1, which translates to MHPFFPSLPNQIQPQGGADPSNQQAMLLNPTQFPSHGRNPQFPTPPMANFNNQNSNWRNVSGNPMGMPNQPLSMPFPSLLRGPNVPPMAQNNQMGVLPQPGPFGMNQAVQALNQVMAMQLLGQQNLNFLASLQPGSLFLANNLPRNINQVAPLSNEQVRLQDLTMQGNQISSLNFPPPSHPTGSNNPGFVGTPHMPTSNSNTNIGNVKLAFNATKNTVGQNGKPIFRGQMQNHQYGKNMQRSGHWPQVNSVEDGKRNINSENSSSKKFTRNLHGYGKRESSHMRFQKSQLHHSKNPNGSRGPFNSPCRRGQDRWRERKPQLANCSEPATAGSKRCLPVSYAENEIQQWREARRKNFPTRANIERKLTGSGTSNEDADSDAKLRCQQLKEVLAKQAELGVEVAEIPPNYLSPENENERKELHVTDRFSNKYNKKRGSHGRDKWNAKRPKFKNEVSTDSFPTVKKREPTLLQKLLNTQIKRDNIQLLQVFRFMTLNSFFNGLRDRPLEFPEITVKDAGLENEIGLKKNPSLNSVDIDDSRASKNFLIEEIKCQKDLNVVNN; encoded by the exons ATGCATCCCTTCTTCCCCTCCCTCCCCAACCAAATCCAACCCCAAGGAGGCGCCGATCCATCTAATCAACAG GCGATGCTGTTAAACCCTACTCAGTTCCCATCCCATGGCCGAAACCCTCAATTTCCAACTCCACCGATGGCTAATTTCAACAATCAAAATTCCAATTGGAGAAATGTCAGCGGAAACCCCATGGGCATGCCCAACCAGCCTCTTTCGATGCCTTTTCCTTCCTTGCTGAGAGGTCCCAACGTGCCTCCAATGGCCCAGAACAATCAGATGGGAGTTCTTCCCCAACCAGGGCCGTTTGGTATGAACCAGGCTGTGCAAGCTCTGAACCAGGTCATGGCGATGCAGCTGCTCGGACAGCAAAATCTCAACTTTCTTGCTTCGTTGCAACCAGGCAGCCTGTTTTTGGCCAACAATTTGCCTCGCAACATCAACCAAGTTGCGCCTCTGTCGAATGAACAGGTTCGTCTGCAAGACCTAACGATGCAAGGGAATCAGATCAGTTCTCTCAACTTTCCTCCGCCCTCTCATCCTACAGGATCTAACAACCCTGGCTTCGTTGGTACTCCTCATATGCCTACGAGTAATTCAAATACTAATATCGGTAATGTGAAATTAGCTTTTAATGCCACGAAAAATACAGTGGGTCAGAATGGCAAGCCCATCTTCCGAGGTCAAATGCAGAATCATCAGTATGGGAAGAATATGCAACGAAGTGGGCACTGGCCTCAG GTGAATTCAGTTGAAGATGGTAAAAGAAATATCAACTCTGAAAATTCATCTAGTAAGAAATTCACAAGAAATCTTCATGGATATGGAAAAAGAGAATCATCACATATGAG ATTCCAGAAATCTCAACTTCATCACTCAAAAAATCCAAATGGAAGTAGGGGACCATTTAACAGTCCTTGTAGAAGAG GACAGGAcagatggagagagagaaaaccTCAGCTTGCAAACTGTAGTGAACCAGCTACAGCTGGAAGCAAAAG GTGCCTTCCTGTAAGCTATGCTGAAAATGAAATCCAACAATGGCGTGAAGCACGCAGAAAGAACTTTCCAACCAGAGCTAACATAGAAAGG AAATTGACTGGAAGCGGCACAAGTAATGAAGATGCTGATAGTGATGCCAAACTCCGCTGCCAG CAATTGAAGGAAGTTTTAGCCAAACAGGCAGAACTAGGTGTTGAAGTTGCTGAAATACCTCCCAATTATCTTTCTCCTGAAAATGAAAATGAGAGGAAAGAACTGCATGTGACTGACCGATTTTCCAATAAATACAATAAGAAGAGAGGTAGTCATGGTCGGGATAAGTGGAATGCTAAAAGGCCAAAATTTAAAAATGAGGTATCCACTGATTCTTTTCCCACTGTTAAGAAAAGGGAACCAACCCTTCTGCAGAAGCTTCTGAACACTCAGATAAAGAGAGACAATATCCAGCTGTTGCAAGTTTTCAGGTTTATGACCTTAAATTCTTTCTTCAATGGGTTGCGTGATAGGCCTTTGGAATTTCCAGAGATTACAGTAAAAGATGCAGGACTGGAGAATGAAATTGGTTTAAAGAAGAATCCATCCTTGAATAGTGTGGACATTGATGATTCCAGAGCCAGCAAGAATTTCTTAATTGAGGAAATCAAATGTCAAAAAGATTTGAATGTAGTTAACAATTGA